A genomic stretch from Bacteroidota bacterium includes:
- a CDS encoding aldehyde dehydrogenase family protein codes for MSLPPYSPDQMAVHLEAMKTFHREKVRHSSERSRKKKLASIKRWLIDHQDDLTEAIQGDIGIPRTEGLLLNILSTVQAINHTRRHLASWMKPQRVATPLVQLGASGWVVQEPRGVSLIISPWNFPVLLMIEPLVSAIAAGNCCILKPSELAPRTSELLTTMAGHLFDPREVMVVQGGADVSRQLVSLPVDHIFFTGGTLVGSSIMETAARRLTPVTLELGGMNPALVDRSANLKETAQRLAWGKWVNNGQACVSINTVYAEEAVIPDLIAELTRTLNTFYPGSPATNPDYGRVVTANHTARILSLIQESVARGAHLVTGGNGSEHDRFIEPTILTDVPLDAPVIRQEIFGPVLAIVPVKSWKQIYDHLYHLPVPLSLYLFSREAAMIRQHMSHTRSGTVGLNETVIHFSHNGLPFGGINESGFGKAHGKWGFLAFSNERAVFRQRSGLTTIRLFYPPYRPWQEWLLKKIIRWL; via the coding sequence ATGAGCCTTCCCCCTTACTCCCCCGACCAGATGGCTGTTCATCTGGAAGCCATGAAGACCTTTCACCGTGAAAAGGTCCGGCATTCCTCTGAACGATCCAGAAAGAAAAAACTGGCTTCCATCAAACGGTGGCTCATCGATCATCAGGATGATCTGACCGAAGCAATTCAGGGCGATATTGGAATTCCCCGGACCGAAGGACTGCTGTTAAACATTCTTTCGACTGTTCAGGCCATCAATCATACCCGAAGACATCTGGCATCGTGGATGAAACCACAGCGGGTTGCCACTCCGCTGGTACAGCTTGGTGCTTCCGGGTGGGTGGTTCAGGAACCACGGGGCGTCTCTCTGATTATCAGCCCGTGGAATTTCCCGGTTTTACTGATGATTGAACCGCTGGTATCGGCCATTGCTGCCGGGAATTGCTGTATACTAAAACCTTCTGAACTTGCTCCCCGGACGTCGGAATTGCTGACCACCATGGCCGGCCATCTGTTCGATCCGCGCGAAGTGATGGTTGTTCAGGGGGGAGCCGACGTGTCTCGCCAACTGGTTTCCCTTCCCGTCGATCACATTTTCTTTACGGGTGGCACCTTGGTCGGGTCTTCCATCATGGAAACCGCAGCCCGCCGGCTGACACCGGTTACCCTCGAATTGGGAGGAATGAATCCGGCCCTGGTGGATCGGTCGGCCAATCTGAAGGAAACGGCCCAGAGGCTTGCCTGGGGTAAGTGGGTAAATAACGGGCAGGCCTGTGTCTCCATCAATACGGTTTATGCAGAAGAAGCAGTGATTCCTGACCTGATCGCGGAACTGACCCGTACCCTGAATACCTTTTACCCGGGGTCACCAGCCACAAATCCCGATTACGGACGTGTGGTCACCGCAAATCATACCGCCCGTATCCTGTCACTCATTCAGGAATCGGTCGCACGTGGCGCCCATCTGGTAACGGGCGGAAACGGCTCTGAACACGACCGGTTTATTGAACCCACAATTTTAACCGATGTCCCCCTTGATGCACCGGTGATCCGGCAGGAAATTTTCGGCCCGGTTCTGGCCATTGTTCCGGTTAAATCCTGGAAGCAGATTTATGATCACCTGTATCACCTACCGGTGCCTTTGAGTCTGTACCTGTTCAGCCGGGAAGCCGCCATGATCAGACAACACATGAGTCATACCCGGTCGGGCACTGTCGGGTTAAATGAGACCGTTATTCATTTTTCGCACAACGGTCTCCCCTTTGGCGGTATCAATGAATCCGGATTCGGAAAAGCCCACGGAAAATGGGGATTCCTGGCGTTTTCGAACGAACGGGCCGTATTCAGGCAACGCAGTGGTCTGACCACCATCAGGTTGTTCTACCCGCCTTACCGACCCTGGCAGGAATGGCTGCTGAAAAAAATCATACGCTGGCTGTAA
- a CDS encoding cyclic nucleotide-binding domain-containing protein: MQARLTVEDLRQIPMFHGLDDSKLEKLLAIISYETYEPGVKLILDGEYGDCVYLLLKGEVEITKMMTMLPAQGFQAPEKSLIRLNGSFKPFIGELSLFDEQAKRTATVSTLTHVLVGVIKRHDFLVLADQDSEIGYHVMLNIARTMATRLQKANTDILKLTTAFSLAITRR, from the coding sequence ATGCAGGCACGTTTAACCGTTGAAGATTTGCGGCAGATTCCCATGTTTCATGGACTGGATGACAGTAAACTGGAGAAACTGCTGGCCATTATTTCCTACGAAACCTATGAACCCGGCGTTAAACTGATTCTGGACGGAGAGTATGGCGATTGTGTCTATCTGCTGTTAAAAGGGGAAGTCGAAATCACCAAGATGATGACCATGTTACCCGCACAGGGATTTCAGGCTCCTGAAAAATCCCTGATCCGTCTGAATGGTTCCTTTAAACCCTTTATTGGTGAGCTGAGTCTGTTTGATGAGCAGGCCAAGCGGACAGCCACGGTTTCAACGCTGACCCATGTGCTGGTGGGAGTGATCAAGCGACACGATTTTCTGGTGCTGGCCGATCAGGATTCAGAAATCGGCTACCACGTGATGCTCAATATTGCCAGAACCATGGCCACCCGGTTACAGAAAGCGAATACAGACATTCTGAAACTGACGACCGCTTTCTCTCTGGCCATTACCCGGCGATAG
- a CDS encoding NAD-binding protein, with protein MNGIRQFLAGIQRIIKSLLQDLPDEIYKASIGIMVLIVAGGITVHLFELTSNPAFINYTDSIWWAIVTVTTTGYGDITPQTGWGRLVAGAMMLAGIVVISLLTASISSILVSRKIQTQRGLMTIKAKNHIIVCGYYQTLPRVIRSIATNSPGTPVVLLNDYEQDGIDVILSEFSKAGVQFVRGNQFSEVFLEKAQIKTAHAVLILPDKSHHKSGSRLDEMTLMTVMSARQMNPDVKIFAHVSDPDLIQHLKRAGVDGFLLSDEFSGEMMASFILQPGTTQTVKAMLSLDKNNHLKTHEIPRTLVGKTYGDLLTHFKAEHNLLVIGFMSQEADLNLESLLSNDMSALDQFIQKKFREAGFTEDKADQIRLNLNPTLSYVIEANDLALVIGG; from the coding sequence ATGAACGGAATCCGCCAGTTTCTGGCTGGTATTCAACGAATTATCAAGTCCCTTCTGCAGGACCTGCCCGATGAGATTTATAAGGCCTCGATCGGGATCATGGTTCTCATTGTTGCAGGCGGAATCACTGTTCACCTGTTTGAGCTGACCAGCAATCCGGCTTTTATCAACTACACCGATTCCATCTGGTGGGCGATTGTGACCGTCACCACGACGGGTTATGGTGATATTACTCCCCAGACAGGGTGGGGTCGTTTGGTGGCCGGAGCCATGATGCTGGCAGGTATCGTGGTTATTTCCCTGCTGACAGCTTCCATTTCCTCAATTCTGGTCTCTAGAAAAATCCAAACACAACGGGGACTTATGACCATCAAGGCAAAAAACCACATTATCGTCTGCGGATATTACCAAACCCTTCCCCGGGTGATCCGTTCAATCGCTACGAACAGTCCGGGAACGCCGGTTGTGCTGCTGAATGACTATGAACAGGATGGCATCGATGTCATTCTTTCCGAATTTTCGAAAGCAGGTGTGCAGTTTGTCAGGGGCAATCAATTCTCTGAAGTCTTTCTGGAAAAGGCCCAGATAAAAACAGCACACGCTGTTCTGATTTTGCCCGATAAAAGTCACCACAAATCGGGGTCGCGGCTCGATGAAATGACCCTGATGACTGTCATGTCGGCCCGGCAGATGAATCCGGATGTTAAAATTTTTGCGCACGTATCGGACCCCGACCTGATTCAGCATCTGAAGCGGGCCGGCGTGGACGGATTTCTGCTCAGCGATGAATTCAGCGGTGAGATGATGGCATCCTTTATCCTCCAGCCGGGGACCACGCAAACGGTGAAGGCCATGCTTTCGCTCGATAAAAACAATCACCTGAAGACCCATGAGATTCCACGAACCCTGGTCGGTAAGACCTATGGGGATCTTCTGACACACTTTAAGGCCGAACACAATCTGCTTGTCATCGGATTTATGTCACAGGAAGCCGATCTGAATCTGGAATCCCTGCTCAGCAATGACATGTCGGCACTGGATCAGTTCATTCAGAAAAAATTCAGGGAGGCCGGATTTACAGAAGACAAGGCTGATCAGATACGTCTGAATCTGAATCCGACCCTGTCCTACGTCATAGAAGCCAATGACCTGGCTCTGGTCATCGGAGGTTGA
- a CDS encoding NUDIX hydrolase — protein sequence MQNPKQTFTYDFPRPMVTVDVALFTHKDSQWHVLLIERKNEPFKYHWALPGGFIDMEETLEQSALRELKEETGIHDVGIEPFWTYGDPGRDPRGRVITVLFIGRIDWEHAEAETRAGDDAANARWYPVSKLPVLAFDHQEIIDHLLSEFPYTEDHL from the coding sequence ATGCAAAACCCTAAGCAAACCTTTACCTACGATTTTCCACGTCCGATGGTCACAGTTGATGTGGCCTTGTTTACCCACAAGGATTCACAGTGGCATGTGCTTCTCATCGAACGGAAAAATGAGCCTTTTAAATACCACTGGGCCCTGCCCGGCGGATTTATTGACATGGAAGAAACCCTGGAACAATCGGCCCTGCGTGAGCTGAAGGAAGAAACCGGAATTCATGATGTGGGGATCGAGCCTTTCTGGACGTATGGCGATCCCGGCAGAGATCCCCGCGGACGGGTGATCACAGTTTTATTCATCGGCCGCATCGATTGGGAACATGCAGAGGCCGAGACCCGGGCAGGTGATGATGCTGCCAATGCCCGGTGGTACCCGGTCAGCAAATTGCCGGTTCTGGCCTTTGATCACCAGGAAATCATTGACCATCTGCTCAGCGAATTTCCCTACACCGAAGACCATCTGTAA